A region from the Branchiostoma lanceolatum isolate klBraLanc5 chromosome 2, klBraLanc5.hap2, whole genome shotgun sequence genome encodes:
- the LOC136428267 gene encoding coiled-coil domain-containing protein 124-like yields MPKKKWGDNPKALEARTRKDNKKREEQERVEKAKDDAFWADDDKHLKRKQQRKADKESKKHELVEKKLEKQRLLEEEMAQLKGPTVKTAGGGKMTQAQIQAQLEREKQQAQQKAKRPEQEEAPLEENVNKLIADQLAAEGAVEARSVEEAISVLSVKEAAVDRHPERRMKAAYNKYEEENLPRLKQENPNMRLSQLKQMLKKDWMKSPENPMNQRNLAFNAKS; encoded by the exons ATGCCTAAGAAGAAATGGGGAGACAACCCGAAGGCATTGGAGGCGCGGACTCGCAAGGACAACAAAAAACGAGAGGAACAGGAGAGAGTGGAGAAGGCCAAGGATGATGCCTTCTGGGCAGACGATGATAAACATCTCAAAAGGAAGCAGCAGAGAAAG GCTGACAAGGAGTCGAAGAAGCATGAACTGGTTGAGAAGAAGCTGGAGAAACAGAGACTGCTTGAGGAGGAGATGGCCCAGCTGAAGGGTCCAACTGTCAAGACGGCGGGAGGGGGGAAAATGACCCAGGCACAGATCCAGGCTCAACTGGAGAGGGAGAAACAACAGGCACAGCAGAAAG CCAAACGTCCGGAACAAGAGGAAGCTCCACTGGAGGAAAATGTGAACAAACTCATCGCCGACCAGCTGGCAGCGGAGGGAGCTGTGGAGGCTCGGTCGGTGGAGGAGGCCATTTCTGTACTGAG TGTTAAAGAGGCAGCTGTAGACAGGCACCCTGAACGTCGCATGAAGGCCGCCTACAACAAGTACGAGGAGGAGAATCTCCCCCGCCTGAAGCAGGAGAACCCCAACATGCGCCTGTCTCAACTCAAGCAGATGCTGAAGAAGGACTGGATGAAGTCCCCTGAGAACCCCATGAACCAGAGAAATCTAGCCTTCAATGCTAAGTCATAG